One Streptomyces sp. RPA4-2 genomic window carries:
- the def gene encoding peptide deformylase, whose protein sequence is MAQQDTEQQHAGVLPVDDEGFVIDTEDCEEREAAYREPGTSRPITVVGNPVLHKECEDVTEFDDELGRLVADMFASQRTAEGVGLAANQIGVDLKVFVYDCQDDEGTRHVGVVCNPVLVDLPADRRQLDESNEGCLSVPTAYAPLARPDYAEVTGQDEKGNPVKVRGTGYFARCLQHETDHLYGYLYIDRLSKRERKDALRQMSENEPRYPIVAND, encoded by the coding sequence ATGGCGCAGCAGGACACCGAACAGCAGCACGCGGGCGTGCTCCCCGTGGACGACGAGGGTTTCGTCATCGACACCGAGGACTGCGAGGAGCGTGAGGCGGCCTACCGCGAGCCCGGCACCTCGCGGCCGATCACGGTCGTCGGCAACCCGGTGCTCCACAAGGAGTGCGAGGACGTCACGGAGTTCGACGACGAGCTCGGCCGGCTGGTCGCCGACATGTTCGCCAGCCAGCGCACCGCCGAGGGCGTGGGCCTGGCCGCCAACCAGATCGGCGTCGACCTGAAGGTCTTCGTGTACGACTGCCAGGACGACGAGGGCACGCGGCACGTCGGGGTCGTCTGCAACCCCGTCCTCGTCGACCTGCCCGCCGACCGGCGTCAGTTGGACGAGAGCAACGAGGGCTGCCTGTCCGTGCCGACCGCCTACGCGCCGCTGGCCCGCCCGGACTACGCCGAGGTCACCGGGCAGGACGAGAAGGGCAACCCGGTCAAGGTGCGGGGCACCGGCTACTTCGCGCGCTGCCTCCAGCACGAGACCGACCACCTCTACGGCTACCTCTACATCGACCGGCTCTCCAAGCGTGAACGCAAGGACGCGCTGCGGCAGATGTCCGAGAACGAGCCGCGTTACCCGATCGTCGCGAACGACTGA
- the cyc1 gene encoding epi-isozizaene synthase → MHAFSHGTSSTPTAVAVPPALSLPVIEAEFPRHLHPYWPRLQENTRSWLREKRLMPADKVQEYADGLCYTDLMAGYYIGAPDEVMQAIADYSAWFFVWDDRHDRDVVHGRPAAWRRLRFQLHEALDSPREHLYHPDPLVAGFADSVVRLYSFLGEKWNARFARHFHAVIEAYDREFRNRTSGTVPTVEEYLQLRRLTFAHWIWTDLLETSAGYELPAAVRNSSVYRRAALLSQEFAAWYNDLCSLPKEIAGDEVHNLGISLIHHEGLTLEGAVTDMRQRVEECVTEFLEAEEELDEFADSLADGSVRGKELSDAVKSCLGNMRNWFSSVYWFHHESGRYTVDSWDDRSTPPYVNNEAAGES, encoded by the coding sequence GTGCATGCTTTCTCACACGGCACTTCATCGACACCGACCGCGGTCGCGGTTCCACCGGCGCTCTCACTCCCGGTGATCGAGGCCGAGTTTCCCCGTCACCTGCATCCGTATTGGCCCAGGCTCCAGGAGAACACACGTTCGTGGCTCCGGGAAAAACGGCTCATGCCTGCCGACAAGGTCCAGGAATATGCCGACGGCCTTTGCTATACGGACTTGATGGCGGGCTACTACATTGGCGCGCCCGACGAGGTCATGCAGGCGATAGCGGACTACAGCGCGTGGTTCTTCGTCTGGGACGACCGGCACGACCGGGACGTCGTCCACGGCAGGCCGGCGGCCTGGCGGAGGCTCAGGTTCCAGCTCCATGAGGCGCTCGACTCCCCCCGGGAACACCTGTATCACCCGGATCCCCTGGTCGCGGGGTTCGCGGACAGCGTGGTGCGGCTGTACTCGTTCCTGGGCGAGAAGTGGAACGCGCGCTTCGCACGGCACTTCCACGCGGTGATCGAGGCATACGACCGGGAATTCAGGAACCGTACCTCCGGAACCGTTCCCACGGTCGAGGAATATCTCCAGCTCCGGCGGCTCACCTTCGCCCACTGGATCTGGACCGATCTCCTGGAGACGAGCGCGGGCTATGAACTGCCCGCCGCCGTGCGGAACAGTTCCGTATATCGGCGGGCGGCCCTGCTGAGTCAGGAATTCGCCGCCTGGTACAACGATCTCTGTTCGCTCCCGAAGGAAATAGCGGGCGACGAGGTGCACAATCTCGGAATCAGTCTCATTCATCACGAGGGGCTGACTCTCGAGGGCGCCGTCACGGACATGCGGCAGCGAGTCGAGGAATGCGTCACCGAATTCCTCGAGGCGGAAGAGGAACTCGACGAGTTCGCCGACTCGCTCGCGGACGGCTCCGTGCGCGGAAAGGAACTGAGCGACGCGGTGAAGTCCTGCCTCGGCAATATGCGGAACTGGTTCAGCTCCGTGTACTGGTTCCACCACGAGTCCGGCCGGTACACCGTCGACAGCTGGGACGACCGCTCCACACCCCCGTACGTCAACAACGAAGCGGCAGGTGAGTCATGA